In Capillimicrobium parvum, a genomic segment contains:
- a CDS encoding HpcH/HpaI aldolase family protein, with protein MTSPLSDRFDLHGMAPAGRPAFGIYLMLPSADVAALLATLAGEGLDFVVVDAQHRPFNPETISRIAHHASAAGLACLVRVPAGGYGFAESVLDYGAAGIVFPVVDSAEDAARCVASCRYPPLGGRSVGGVPGLGPPATDPLCIVQVERATAVDAAAEILAVEGVDAVMPGPADIAASMGMVADYGQIGAAVAASRDLVRTVERAAEEAGIAWFRYCHDPAAIAEAVDDGCRLVHCGNDADLLLGGARRLLEEALHAATTRGQGSR; from the coding sequence ATGACCAGTCCGCTCTCCGACCGATTCGACCTCCACGGCATGGCGCCGGCGGGGCGTCCCGCGTTCGGCATCTACCTCATGCTTCCGTCGGCGGACGTTGCCGCCCTGCTCGCGACGCTCGCGGGCGAGGGCCTCGACTTCGTCGTAGTCGACGCGCAACATCGCCCGTTCAACCCCGAGACGATCTCGCGCATCGCCCACCATGCGTCGGCCGCGGGGCTCGCATGTCTCGTGCGGGTGCCCGCCGGCGGATACGGCTTCGCCGAATCGGTCCTCGACTACGGCGCCGCGGGCATCGTCTTCCCCGTGGTCGACTCCGCGGAGGATGCGGCGCGCTGCGTCGCGTCCTGCCGGTACCCGCCGCTCGGCGGTCGCAGCGTCGGGGGAGTGCCGGGGCTCGGGCCGCCCGCGACGGACCCCCTGTGCATCGTGCAGGTGGAGCGGGCCACGGCCGTCGACGCCGCGGCCGAGATCCTCGCGGTCGAAGGCGTGGACGCCGTCATGCCCGGACCCGCCGACATCGCCGCGTCGATGGGGATGGTCGCCGACTACGGGCAGATCGGCGCGGCGGTCGCCGCGTCACGGGACCTGGTGCGCACGGTCGAGCGGGCGGCCGAGGAAGCCGGCATCGCCTGGTTCCGCTACTGCCACGATCCCGCAGCCATCGCCGAGGCGGTGGACGACGGATGCCGGCTGGTGCACTGCGGCAACGACGCCGACCTGTTGCTCGGTGGAGCGCGCCGCCTGCTTGAGGAGGCGCTGCACGCCGCGACGACTCGCGGGCAAGGGTCGCGGTGA
- a CDS encoding cytochrome P450, whose amino-acid sequence MMRDPAPSYRVLRDRFPVYYSERYDTFYLSRFADVWDFLSRSDGTFSTCDSTTLVDPQLMRHHNQGTPPPPPLDPFNHLVHDVSPGGADGGDGDQTLYEEVRQAHGRPMRPKHVNSLESFIRGVARERLDALLARGEFDLTQEYGGIVSASTMCHILHVPLERAPDVLAAINGATRTDSPEPGLDLTGVFETCADFIEPVVTRRRQTGWDGSWPAIDGMLDYRMRGRELTDREVAINLFCLLVGGTETLPKIVAHGLLELWRHPDQLAAVRVDLPRNCGIAINEMFRYCGPAQWFSRTALVDTELAGQAVKAGQRVTYLLQSAARDEREYPDADAFIWDRPIDRQLAFGLGQHYCIGVHLAKLEGRILLEEFLSRVSEYECFPERSLRRPSSFQIGFNTLPVAIKEHS is encoded by the coding sequence ATGATGCGCGACCCCGCGCCCTCGTACCGGGTGTTGCGCGACCGATTCCCGGTCTACTACTCCGAGCGCTACGACACCTTCTACCTGTCCCGGTTCGCGGACGTCTGGGACTTTCTCTCGCGGAGCGACGGAACGTTCTCGACGTGTGACTCGACGACGCTCGTCGATCCACAGCTCATGCGCCACCACAACCAGGGGACACCGCCGCCGCCGCCCCTCGACCCGTTCAACCATCTCGTCCACGACGTGTCGCCCGGCGGAGCGGACGGCGGCGACGGCGACCAGACGCTGTACGAGGAGGTCCGCCAGGCTCACGGGCGGCCGATGCGCCCCAAGCACGTCAACAGCCTGGAGTCGTTCATCCGGGGCGTCGCGCGGGAGCGACTCGACGCGCTCCTTGCGCGCGGTGAGTTCGACCTCACGCAGGAGTATGGCGGGATCGTGTCGGCATCGACGATGTGCCACATCCTGCACGTCCCGCTGGAGCGCGCTCCGGACGTGCTCGCCGCGATCAACGGCGCGACCCGCACCGACAGTCCCGAGCCGGGCCTCGATCTCACCGGCGTGTTCGAGACCTGCGCCGACTTCATCGAGCCGGTCGTGACGCGCCGGCGCCAGACGGGGTGGGACGGCAGCTGGCCGGCGATCGACGGGATGCTCGACTACCGGATGCGCGGCCGCGAGCTGACCGACCGCGAGGTGGCGATCAACCTGTTCTGCCTGCTCGTGGGCGGCACCGAGACGCTTCCGAAGATCGTCGCGCACGGGCTGCTGGAGCTGTGGCGCCACCCCGATCAGCTGGCCGCGGTGCGCGTGGACCTGCCCCGCAACTGCGGCATCGCGATCAACGAGATGTTCCGGTACTGCGGCCCCGCACAGTGGTTCAGCCGGACGGCGCTGGTGGACACGGAGCTCGCGGGCCAAGCGGTGAAGGCGGGGCAGCGCGTGACCTACCTGCTGCAGTCGGCGGCACGCGACGAGCGCGAGTACCCGGACGCCGACGCGTTCATCTGGGACCGGCCGATCGACCGACAGCTCGCGTTCGGGCTCGGCCAGCACTACTGCATCGGCGTACACCTGGCGAAGCTCGAGGGGCGCATCCTGCTCGAGGAGTTCCTGTCCCGGGTCTCGGAGTACGAGTGCTTCCCGGAGCGATCGCTGCGCCGTCCGTCGAGTTTCCAGATCGGCTTCAACACCCTGCCGGTCGCGATCAAGGAGCACAGCTGA
- a CDS encoding sugar ABC transporter substrate-binding protein, giving the protein MISKYSTPGTEIAPKVAGLKPFKAKEGASIYNIACALSIEACQATANGMKEASQALGYKYEQCDSGSSPEAPGQCFTNAINAKPDVIIAQAVGLNQAADGYAAARKAGIPIVAFGTGDKADGTVANIQIADQLCHDQGKILADAIAEDSDGKANVLFLGDTAIACDVSRTKGFEDQLKQACPDCDYNKLIFDLNTMQQSLPPQLQAELNKNPNINWIVGANDAPAAVAVTQVMQAGKQDQISVAGMDGQPSNVTFMLKKQVQKFDLTNPFADAPWSAVDAAARIYSGEEVPKSLQSPNYLLTWDNVKSLGPSKTYNGPDDYQEQYKAMWGKS; this is encoded by the coding sequence GTGATCTCCAAGTACTCGACACCCGGTACCGAGATTGCGCCCAAAGTGGCCGGCCTGAAACCGTTCAAGGCAAAGGAGGGGGCGTCCATCTACAACATCGCGTGCGCCCTGTCGATCGAGGCGTGTCAGGCCACGGCGAACGGCATGAAGGAGGCCAGCCAGGCGCTCGGTTACAAGTACGAGCAGTGTGACTCCGGGTCGTCGCCGGAGGCGCCGGGTCAGTGCTTCACCAACGCGATCAACGCCAAGCCCGACGTCATCATCGCGCAGGCGGTGGGACTTAACCAGGCGGCGGACGGGTATGCCGCGGCGAGGAAGGCCGGCATTCCGATCGTCGCATTCGGCACGGGTGACAAGGCGGACGGAACGGTCGCGAACATCCAGATCGCAGACCAGCTGTGCCACGACCAGGGCAAGATCCTGGCCGATGCCATCGCGGAGGACAGCGATGGGAAGGCGAACGTCCTGTTCCTCGGAGACACGGCGATCGCCTGCGATGTGTCACGAACGAAGGGCTTCGAGGACCAGCTCAAGCAGGCGTGCCCGGACTGTGATTACAACAAGCTCATCTTTGACCTGAATACGATGCAGCAGTCGCTGCCGCCCCAGCTGCAGGCCGAGCTGAACAAGAACCCGAACATCAACTGGATCGTCGGCGCCAACGACGCCCCCGCGGCGGTCGCGGTCACCCAGGTGATGCAGGCCGGCAAGCAGGACCAGATCAGCGTCGCCGGCATGGACGGGCAGCCGTCGAACGTGACGTTCATGCTCAAGAAGCAGGTGCAGAAGTTCGACCTGACGAACCCGTTCGCGGATGCTCCGTGGAGCGCGGTGGATGCGGCGGCCCGGATCTACTCGGGCGAGGAGGTTCCCAAGTCGCTGCAGTCGCCGAACTACCTGCTCACGTGGGACAACGTCAAGAGCCTGGGCCCGTCGAAGACGTACAACGGTCCCGACGACTACCAGGAGCAGTACAAGGCCATGTGGGGCAAGAGCTAG
- a CDS encoding haloacid dehalogenase type II — MTAAPSARPKALLFDVYGTCVDWRTAIVAAGRALGHELGRDDVDWEAFADLWRAKYVEGLAANPRRERHSGWRTLDVLHREALDEVLSDLGLDGIPATRLTELNDTWRRADPWPDVPSGLARLRESHVVAPLSNGHIALQVELARHGGLTWDAIVGAEIAWAYKPQPEAFLRSVEALGLLPAEAMLVTAHNVDGRNARRLGLRTALVIRSTQFGPGQTTDLEDEHGADFVAHDLHDLDTQLCRAYGERAIPA; from the coding sequence GTGACGGCCGCGCCGTCCGCACGGCCGAAGGCACTCCTCTTCGACGTCTACGGGACATGCGTCGACTGGCGCACGGCGATCGTGGCGGCGGGACGCGCGCTCGGACACGAGCTGGGCCGCGACGACGTCGATTGGGAGGCGTTCGCCGACCTGTGGCGCGCGAAGTACGTCGAGGGTCTGGCGGCGAACCCGCGGCGCGAGCGCCACTCGGGGTGGCGGACGCTCGACGTCCTTCATCGCGAGGCGCTCGACGAGGTGCTGTCGGACCTCGGGCTCGACGGCATCCCGGCGACGCGACTGACCGAGCTCAACGACACCTGGCGCCGCGCCGATCCGTGGCCCGACGTCCCCTCCGGGCTCGCGCGGCTCCGCGAGAGCCACGTCGTCGCACCGTTGTCGAACGGCCACATCGCCCTCCAGGTCGAGCTCGCCCGCCATGGCGGCCTGACCTGGGACGCGATCGTGGGCGCCGAGATCGCGTGGGCCTACAAGCCGCAGCCCGAGGCGTTCCTGCGCTCGGTCGAGGCGCTCGGGCTCCTCCCCGCCGAAGCGATGCTCGTCACGGCGCACAACGTGGACGGCAGGAACGCCCGGCGCCTCGGCCTGCGGACCGCGCTCGTCATCCGCTCCACCCAGTTCGGACCGGGGCAGACGACCGATCTCGAGGACGAGCACGGGGCGGACTTCGTCGCTCACGACCTCCACGACCTGGACACCCAGCTGTGCAGGGCGTACGGGGAGCGCGCTATCCCCGCCTGA
- a CDS encoding ferredoxin, translating into MHVTVQRPKCIASGACVLAAPEVFDQDEDGIVVLLDDHPTEEHHDEVREAVRACPAAVIEAFEPDVHAT; encoded by the coding sequence ATGCATGTGACCGTCCAGCGCCCCAAGTGCATCGCCAGCGGGGCCTGCGTCCTCGCCGCGCCGGAGGTCTTCGATCAGGACGAGGACGGCATCGTCGTCCTCCTGGACGACCATCCGACCGAGGAGCATCACGACGAGGTCAGGGAAGCGGTGCGGGCGTGCCCCGCGGCTGTGATCGAGGCGTTCGAACCGGATGTGCATGCCACGTAG
- a CDS encoding ferredoxin, translating to MRVVVNWGLCDGNGVCSVEAPTVFAIDDDDNLVVLQEDVPAELRPAVEAAARACPKRAITVDG from the coding sequence ATGCGAGTTGTGGTCAACTGGGGGCTATGCGACGGTAACGGCGTTTGCTCCGTCGAGGCACCCACGGTCTTTGCGATCGACGACGACGACAATCTGGTCGTATTACAAGAGGACGTTCCCGCCGAGTTGCGGCCTGCCGTCGAGGCCGCGGCCCGGGCGTGCCCCAAGCGCGCCATCACCGTCGACGGCTGA
- a CDS encoding NAD(P)/FAD-dependent oxidoreductase: MCGIGVIGASHAGLSAALALRQEGYAGPLTIVGDEPLEPYDRPPLSKQVLTGEWARGDVMLPFDAEALGAEWRLGRAAIGLDAEARAVRLDDGSTQVFQDGVVIATGAKPRRGLGDALAGVHVLRTLDDSIALASDLAEGPRHVAIVGGGFIGAEVAAACVALDVPVTILEALSAPFERILGPDLGDAVGAIHRSRGVEVRTGSLVERLRGDASARVTSVCLSGGDELAADVVVLGIGVEPCTAWLQDSGLVIEDGVVCDPSCLAAPGVVVAGDVARWPSPDTGLLQRVEHWDNAIRQAGHAARRLLGHDVGRYAPVPWFWSDQYGRKLQLVGTAAAYDEVEVVVGSIEAERFVALFRRDDRLIGAFAIGCVRELNACRRLLADTAAWEDAVNELVALGA; this comes from the coding sequence GTGTGCGGCATCGGGGTCATCGGCGCCTCGCACGCCGGTCTCAGCGCCGCACTGGCCCTGCGGCAGGAGGGGTACGCGGGACCCCTCACGATCGTCGGCGACGAGCCGCTGGAGCCCTACGACCGGCCTCCCCTGTCCAAGCAGGTGCTGACCGGCGAGTGGGCGCGCGGGGACGTGATGCTTCCGTTCGACGCCGAGGCACTGGGCGCCGAGTGGCGGCTCGGCCGCGCTGCGATCGGCCTTGACGCCGAGGCGCGCGCCGTGCGCCTCGACGACGGATCCACCCAGGTCTTCCAGGACGGCGTCGTGATCGCGACCGGCGCGAAGCCGCGGCGCGGCCTCGGTGACGCGCTCGCGGGCGTCCACGTCCTGCGAACGCTCGACGACAGCATCGCGCTCGCAAGCGACCTCGCCGAGGGCCCCCGGCACGTCGCCATCGTCGGCGGGGGCTTCATCGGCGCGGAGGTGGCGGCCGCCTGCGTCGCGCTGGACGTGCCGGTGACCATCCTCGAGGCCCTCTCCGCGCCGTTCGAGCGGATCCTCGGCCCCGACCTCGGCGACGCGGTCGGGGCGATCCACCGTTCGCGCGGCGTCGAGGTCCGCACCGGCTCGCTCGTCGAGCGGCTACGTGGCGACGCCTCGGCGCGCGTGACGTCCGTGTGCCTCAGCGGCGGCGACGAGCTCGCGGCCGACGTGGTGGTGCTGGGTATCGGCGTCGAGCCGTGCACCGCGTGGCTGCAGGACTCCGGCCTCGTGATCGAGGACGGCGTCGTCTGCGACCCGTCGTGTCTCGCGGCGCCCGGCGTCGTCGTCGCCGGCGACGTGGCCCGCTGGCCGTCGCCCGACACGGGCCTGTTGCAACGCGTCGAGCACTGGGACAACGCCATACGCCAGGCCGGGCATGCCGCACGCCGCCTGCTCGGCCACGACGTGGGACGCTACGCGCCCGTGCCGTGGTTCTGGTCCGACCAATATGGCCGCAAGCTCCAGCTCGTGGGCACGGCGGCGGCGTACGACGAGGTCGAGGTCGTGGTCGGCTCGATCGAAGCCGAGCGCTTCGTCGCCCTCTTCCGGCGCGACGACCGTCTCATCGGGGCGTTCGCGATCGGTTGCGTGCGGGAGCTGAACGCTTGCCGGCGGCTGCTGGCCGACACCGCCGCGTGGGAGGACGCCGTCAACGAGCTCGTCGCGCTGGGCGCCTGA
- a CDS encoding cytochrome P450 codes for MQRETRDAPVMDVNYFTEEWNADPYPGLEAIRAAGPIVFNPRTNDWMVPGYQLGARVQANARRYKAVEELGQLFGGITMEFVDTPLHHELRGVWAKDFQRETLQRQRAMIDEIVATRVGPFVERVRDGETVEAIANMTRGIPVLVIARMLGVSGDDVQRFSDWSDRMGGIVAGMVDESPAGAEMLQRGLDATAELNAFIAEQIAARRARPTGDLISAMTHSDVARRVSEQDLVASNTQLVFAGNETTAKLMASTLVALARHPDQRHAIVADRSLVPQAIEEVHRWETVAQVGYRDVHNGDAEIDGIVVPDGSRVCILLGACNRDAARWEDPSRFDIFREPQSHLGFGFGMHSCLGLNLARLELEVWLNQILDAIPECELAEDVSYGTNFVLRAPLSVHIRNP; via the coding sequence ATGCAACGTGAGACGCGCGACGCCCCGGTGATGGACGTCAACTACTTCACCGAGGAGTGGAACGCGGACCCCTATCCAGGCCTCGAGGCGATCCGCGCCGCGGGCCCGATCGTGTTCAATCCGCGCACGAACGACTGGATGGTCCCGGGGTACCAGCTAGGCGCCCGGGTGCAGGCGAACGCCCGCAGGTACAAGGCCGTCGAGGAGCTCGGCCAGCTCTTTGGCGGGATCACCATGGAGTTCGTGGACACGCCGCTCCACCACGAGTTGCGCGGGGTGTGGGCCAAGGACTTCCAGCGCGAGACGCTTCAGCGGCAGCGCGCGATGATCGACGAAATCGTCGCCACGCGGGTCGGCCCGTTCGTCGAGCGCGTCCGCGACGGCGAGACGGTCGAGGCGATCGCCAACATGACGCGCGGGATCCCCGTGCTGGTCATCGCGCGCATGCTCGGCGTCTCAGGGGACGACGTCCAGCGCTTCAGCGACTGGAGCGACCGGATGGGCGGCATCGTCGCGGGCATGGTCGACGAGTCCCCGGCGGGCGCGGAGATGCTCCAGCGGGGCCTCGACGCCACCGCCGAGCTGAACGCCTTCATCGCCGAGCAGATCGCCGCGCGGCGCGCGCGACCGACCGGCGACCTCATCTCCGCCATGACCCACTCGGACGTCGCGCGGCGGGTCAGCGAGCAGGATCTCGTCGCGAGCAACACCCAGCTGGTCTTCGCGGGAAACGAGACGACGGCGAAGCTCATGGCCTCGACGCTCGTGGCCCTGGCGCGGCATCCGGACCAGCGGCATGCGATCGTCGCCGATCGCTCGCTCGTGCCGCAGGCGATCGAGGAGGTCCACCGCTGGGAGACCGTGGCCCAGGTCGGCTACCGCGACGTGCACAACGGCGACGCGGAGATCGACGGAATCGTGGTGCCCGACGGCTCGCGCGTCTGCATCCTGCTGGGGGCGTGCAACCGGGATGCCGCGCGCTGGGAGGACCCGAGCCGCTTCGACATCTTCCGGGAGCCGCAGTCGCATCTCGGCTTCGGCTTCGGCATGCACAGCTGCCTGGGCCTCAACCTCGCCCGCCTCGAGCTGGAGGTCTGGCTCAACCAGATCCTCGACGCCATCCCGGAGTGCGAGCTCGCCGAGGACGTCTCGTACGGCACCAACTTCGTCCTGCGTGCGCCGCTGAGCGTCCACATCCGCAACCCCTGA
- a CDS encoding NAD(P)-dependent oxidoreductase has product MITPAGKRVLVPTVLFGTSERIFEDAGLELVYVFDVEQRERVMGGSPEQQDGYRAQIERVLEERLADVHVLSAIGVASQLPVTASLLDRAPNLEVVFCPSAGVDVIDVDAATDHGVAVVNAAGNNYPAVAEHAVALMLALSRRVAVVDRPAHRDKRVWTSQETGGWPGLLRAKTLGLIAFGYTAREVARICIDGFGMQVLVFDPYADPVEVERLGARLVDDLGEVAAGADVLSVHAPLTAETRHVVDADLLAAMKPAAVLINTSRGGTVDTDALVRALRGGQLAGAGLDVTDPEPLPAGHPLFDLDNVILTPHVAGAAPETFERAGAMAATDTVRALQGKRPRRLVNPDVWDRFAERLA; this is encoded by the coding sequence GTGATCACTCCGGCCGGCAAGCGGGTGCTCGTCCCCACCGTTCTCTTCGGCACCAGCGAGCGCATCTTCGAAGACGCCGGGCTCGAGCTCGTCTACGTGTTCGACGTGGAGCAGCGGGAGCGCGTCATGGGAGGATCGCCCGAGCAGCAGGACGGCTACCGCGCACAGATCGAGCGCGTCCTGGAGGAGCGCCTGGCCGACGTCCACGTCCTCTCGGCCATCGGCGTCGCCAGCCAGCTCCCGGTGACCGCGTCGCTGCTCGACCGGGCGCCCAACCTCGAGGTGGTCTTCTGTCCGAGCGCCGGCGTCGACGTCATCGACGTAGACGCCGCGACGGACCACGGTGTCGCCGTCGTCAACGCCGCCGGCAACAACTACCCGGCCGTGGCCGAGCACGCCGTGGCGCTGATGCTGGCTCTGTCGCGGCGCGTGGCGGTCGTCGACCGGCCCGCCCACCGCGACAAGCGCGTCTGGACGTCGCAGGAGACCGGCGGGTGGCCCGGGCTCCTGCGGGCGAAGACGCTCGGCCTGATCGCGTTCGGGTACACCGCGCGCGAGGTCGCGCGGATCTGCATCGACGGCTTCGGCATGCAGGTCCTCGTCTTCGACCCGTACGCCGACCCGGTCGAGGTGGAGCGGCTCGGCGCTCGCCTGGTCGACGACCTCGGCGAGGTCGCCGCCGGGGCCGACGTCCTCTCCGTGCACGCTCCCCTGACGGCCGAGACGCGGCATGTCGTCGACGCGGACCTTCTCGCGGCGATGAAGCCGGCGGCCGTGCTGATCAACACGTCGCGAGGCGGGACGGTCGACACCGACGCGCTGGTGCGGGCGTTGCGCGGCGGGCAGCTCGCCGGCGCCGGCCTGGACGTCACCGACCCCGAACCGCTGCCGGCCGGGCATCCGCTCTTCGACCTCGACAACGTCATCCTGACGCCGCACGTGGCGGGCGCCGCGCCCGAGACGTTCGAGCGCGCCGGGGCGATGGCCGCGACGGACACGGTCCGGGCCCTGCAGGGAAAGCGGCCGCGCCGGCTCGTGAACCCGGACGTCTGGGATCGCTTCGCGGAGCGCCTGGCGTGA
- a CDS encoding phosphotriesterase family protein encodes MSQVETVRGPVDVQSLGATLMHEHIVNVTHEVAHDYPHLSWPEGRDAVVRSAVRQLQAVKESGIDTVVDATAFGHGRDVALVKRVNEQVDINIVVSTGYYTYGEAPFFVHLRPPAGRDVLVDMFVHDIREGVAETGVKAGLIKCATDRPGMTPVIERVLRACARAHRETGVPISTHTVAGDRNGLDQQRIFTEEGVDLTRVIIGHSGDSTDIEYLKRLMDAGSVIGADRFGLYGEGFPDMQQRVATVARLCELGYADRIVLSHDYTIHTDWYDLAAPPIEMPAVWVQTHISGDVLPALREHGVTDEQIDMMLVGNPARVLGARGGY; translated from the coding sequence ATGTCGCAGGTGGAGACCGTTCGCGGGCCGGTCGACGTCCAGTCGCTGGGCGCGACCCTGATGCACGAGCACATCGTCAACGTGACCCATGAGGTCGCGCACGACTACCCTCACCTGAGCTGGCCCGAAGGCCGGGATGCGGTGGTGCGATCCGCGGTGCGCCAGCTCCAGGCCGTCAAGGAGTCCGGCATCGACACGGTGGTCGATGCGACGGCGTTCGGGCACGGCCGTGACGTGGCCCTCGTCAAGCGGGTCAACGAGCAGGTGGACATCAACATCGTGGTGTCCACGGGGTATTACACCTACGGTGAAGCGCCCTTCTTCGTCCACCTCCGGCCCCCGGCGGGCCGCGACGTTCTCGTCGACATGTTCGTTCATGACATCCGCGAGGGTGTCGCTGAGACCGGTGTCAAGGCCGGGTTGATCAAATGCGCCACCGATCGCCCCGGGATGACGCCGGTCATCGAGCGGGTGCTGCGCGCGTGCGCGCGGGCACATCGGGAGACGGGCGTACCGATCAGCACCCATACCGTCGCCGGGGATCGCAACGGGCTCGACCAGCAGCGCATCTTCACGGAGGAGGGAGTCGACCTCACCCGCGTCATCATCGGGCACAGCGGCGACTCGACCGACATCGAGTACCTGAAGCGGCTGATGGACGCCGGGTCGGTGATCGGCGCCGACCGCTTCGGCCTCTATGGAGAGGGGTTTCCCGACATGCAGCAGCGCGTGGCGACCGTCGCGCGCCTGTGCGAGCTCGGATACGCGGACCGGATCGTCCTGTCGCACGACTACACCATCCACACCGACTGGTACGACCTCGCGGCACCGCCGATCGAGATGCCGGCCGTGTGGGTCCAGACGCACATCTCCGGCGATGTGCTTCCCGCGCTGCGCGAGCACGGGGTCACCGACGAGCAGATCGACATGATGCTGGTCGGGAACCCCGCGCGGGTCCTCGGCGCGCGCGGTGGGTACTGA
- a CDS encoding NAD(P)/FAD-dependent oxidoreductase: MPRRTTVIVGGSAAGLSTAEGLRSGGYDGHIVIVGDEFATPYDRPPLSKQILAGTWPPHQVALLPPERFTALKARFLLGTRASGLDVERRQVEIDNGPPLRYDDLVIATGVRPRTLPGADLPGVHVLRTMDNAIALRERLLTTGHLAIVGAGFLGLEVAATAAALGVGVTVVDPLAAPMVAQLGAAAAQRLAEHHREAGVDLRTGVSVREILENGEAGPARHVAGIRLGDGSVVTADTVLVAIGCAPAVEWLEGSALDVRDGVVCDTCCRAAPGVWAAGDVARWRHPGYDREMRLEHRVNATEQGLAVGRAIAAGEPRPFAPVPYFWTDHGDVRIQVIGTLAGDMHVVAGDPEGDSFVQRWAIDGVPVGGIAWNAPRAATRMRAALRRG, encoded by the coding sequence ATGCCACGTAGGACCACGGTCATCGTCGGCGGGTCGGCGGCCGGGCTGTCGACGGCGGAAGGGCTCCGGTCAGGTGGGTACGACGGGCACATCGTCATCGTCGGCGACGAGTTCGCCACGCCGTACGATCGACCGCCGCTGTCCAAGCAGATCCTCGCGGGCACGTGGCCGCCGCATCAGGTGGCCCTCCTGCCGCCCGAGCGCTTCACGGCGCTGAAGGCGCGCTTCCTGCTCGGGACCCGGGCGAGCGGGCTGGACGTGGAACGCCGGCAGGTCGAGATCGACAACGGGCCGCCGCTGCGGTACGACGATCTCGTGATCGCGACCGGCGTGCGCCCGCGGACGCTTCCGGGGGCGGACCTGCCGGGCGTCCACGTGTTGCGCACGATGGATAACGCGATCGCCCTGCGAGAGCGCCTGCTCACCACGGGGCACCTGGCAATCGTCGGCGCCGGATTCCTCGGTCTCGAGGTGGCCGCGACCGCCGCGGCGCTCGGCGTCGGCGTGACGGTCGTCGACCCGCTCGCCGCGCCGATGGTCGCGCAGCTGGGTGCGGCGGCGGCGCAGCGGCTCGCCGAGCATCATCGTGAGGCCGGCGTCGACCTGCGCACCGGCGTCTCGGTGCGGGAGATCCTGGAGAACGGCGAGGCGGGGCCGGCCCGGCATGTGGCCGGGATCCGCCTCGGCGACGGCTCCGTCGTGACGGCGGACACGGTCCTCGTGGCCATCGGGTGCGCGCCGGCTGTCGAATGGCTCGAGGGCAGCGCCCTGGACGTCCGCGACGGCGTGGTCTGCGACACCTGCTGTCGCGCCGCTCCGGGCGTGTGGGCGGCCGGAGACGTGGCGCGATGGCGCCATCCCGGCTATGACCGCGAGATGCGGCTCGAGCACCGCGTCAACGCCACCGAGCAGGGGCTCGCGGTCGGACGCGCCATCGCCGCCGGCGAGCCGCGCCCGTTCGCGCCGGTCCCGTACTTCTGGACCGATCATGGTGACGTTAGGATCCAGGTGATCGGCACGCTCGCCGGCGACATGCACGTCGTCGCGGGAGACCCCGAGGGCGACAGCTTCGTCCAGCGCTGGGCGATCGACGGCGTGCCGGTCGGCGGCATCGCCTGGAACGCGCCGCGCGCCGCGACCCGCATGCGCGCCGCCCTCAGGCGGGGATAG